In the Bremerella alba genome, one interval contains:
- the glgB gene encoding 1,4-alpha-glucan branching protein GlgB produces the protein MHTTGSLGKITDIIDGCSDNPSRFLGPHLVENSGSDKSAAVRAYLPGKEQAWLFHPGHGLSTPMNMIHPAGLFEVMCPMDGVTEKGQYQLRVDGGSGQMKTLHDPYAFPSYFTGFDIHLLGEGKHWNSYDKMGAHLRTVNGVTGVNFAVWAPNGKAVSVVGDFNDWDARSHQMNRIGSSGIWEIFIPGMAAGEKYKYRVRQDGRAVDKCDPYGFAAEVPPRTASVVADLSIHQWKDQEWMERRANEDQLSKPMSVYEVHLGSWQRDLEKDHGWFNYRYLAHELVKYCQEQNHTHIELMPVSEHPFTGSWGYQTVGYYAITSRYGSPEDFMYFVDYCHQHGLAVILDWVPAHFPKDDHGLRQFDGSALYEHADPRRGEHPDWGTLIFNYGRNEVRNFLVSNALFLYDKYHIDGLRVDAVASMLYLDYSREGDDWLPNEYGGRENLEAISFLKEFNEQSHLQHPGVVTIAEESTAWGGVSRPTFDGGLGFSMKWNMGWMNDTLRYMRKDPVHRQHHHGELTFSLIYAFTENFVLPLSHDEVVHGKGSLLDQMPGDMWQRFANLRLLYSYMWTHPGKKLIFMGDEFGQWNEWNLEAGLQWDLLEWESHQGMQKLISDLNAMVVHEPSLHEVDFEEGGFEWIDCNDWQNSTISYVRKGKNPEDFVVVVCNFTPNARDDYRMGVPLPGTYKEVFNSDNSRYAGSDVINTDEFHSDNVNWNGREHSIQFRLPPLATVVLKRVR, from the coding sequence GTGCATACTACTGGTAGTTTGGGTAAAATAACAGATATTATTGACGGGTGTTCCGACAATCCGAGTCGTTTCCTGGGTCCTCACCTGGTTGAAAACTCGGGCAGTGATAAATCCGCGGCGGTTCGTGCCTACCTGCCCGGAAAAGAACAAGCTTGGTTGTTCCATCCAGGGCATGGTCTGAGCACGCCGATGAATATGATTCATCCGGCCGGACTGTTTGAAGTCATGTGTCCCATGGATGGGGTTACGGAAAAAGGCCAGTATCAACTTCGAGTCGACGGCGGAAGCGGCCAGATGAAAACATTGCACGACCCCTACGCATTTCCTTCGTACTTCACCGGTTTTGACATTCACCTATTGGGTGAAGGCAAGCACTGGAATTCCTACGACAAGATGGGTGCCCATCTGCGCACCGTCAACGGCGTGACCGGCGTGAACTTCGCCGTTTGGGCCCCCAATGGCAAAGCCGTTTCGGTAGTGGGCGATTTCAACGACTGGGATGCCCGTAGCCATCAGATGAACCGCATCGGAAGCAGCGGCATTTGGGAGATCTTCATCCCTGGGATGGCTGCCGGCGAGAAGTACAAGTATCGCGTTCGTCAGGATGGTCGCGCTGTGGACAAGTGCGATCCTTATGGTTTCGCCGCGGAAGTTCCGCCTCGTACGGCTTCGGTTGTGGCCGACCTGAGCATCCACCAGTGGAAAGACCAAGAGTGGATGGAGCGTCGTGCCAACGAAGATCAGCTGTCGAAGCCGATGTCGGTGTACGAAGTCCATTTGGGCAGCTGGCAGCGAGACCTGGAAAAGGATCACGGCTGGTTCAACTACCGATACCTGGCTCATGAACTGGTGAAGTACTGCCAAGAGCAGAACCACACGCACATCGAGCTGATGCCGGTTTCCGAGCATCCGTTCACCGGAAGCTGGGGCTATCAAACCGTTGGCTATTATGCGATCACAAGCCGCTACGGTAGCCCGGAAGACTTCATGTACTTTGTCGACTATTGCCACCAGCATGGCCTGGCGGTGATTTTGGACTGGGTGCCGGCCCACTTCCCGAAAGACGATCACGGTCTGCGTCAGTTTGATGGCTCGGCTTTGTACGAGCACGCCGATCCTCGCCGGGGCGAGCATCCTGACTGGGGCACGTTGATCTTCAACTATGGCCGTAACGAAGTTCGCAACTTCCTGGTCTCGAACGCATTGTTCCTGTACGACAAGTACCACATCGACGGTCTTCGCGTGGATGCGGTCGCTTCGATGCTGTATCTCGATTACAGTCGCGAAGGGGACGATTGGTTGCCGAACGAATATGGCGGACGCGAAAACCTCGAGGCGATCTCGTTCCTCAAGGAATTCAACGAACAGTCGCACCTGCAGCATCCTGGCGTGGTGACGATTGCCGAAGAGTCGACGGCCTGGGGCGGCGTTTCGCGGCCGACCTTCGACGGTGGCTTGGGCTTCAGCATGAAGTGGAACATGGGTTGGATGAACGATACCCTTCGCTACATGCGGAAGGATCCGGTTCACCGCCAGCATCATCACGGCGAATTGACGTTCAGCTTGATCTATGCGTTCACCGAGAACTTCGTGCTGCCTCTTTCGCACGATGAAGTGGTGCACGGCAAAGGCTCGCTGCTCGATCAGATGCCTGGCGACATGTGGCAACGCTTCGCGAACCTGCGATTGTTGTACTCGTACATGTGGACGCATCCCGGCAAGAAGCTGATCTTCATGGGGGACGAATTCGGTCAGTGGAACGAATGGAACCTGGAAGCCGGTTTGCAGTGGGATCTGCTGGAATGGGAATCGCACCAAGGGATGCAGAAGCTAATTTCTGACCTGAATGCGATGGTCGTTCACGAGCCGTCCCTGCATGAGGTCGACTTTGAAGAAGGGGGCTTCGAGTGGATTGACTGCAACGACTGGCAGAACAGCACGATCAGCTATGTCCGCAAAGGCAAGAATCCGGAAGACTTTGTCGTGGTGGTGTGCAACTTCACGCCCAACGCACGCGACGATTACCGAATGGGTGTTCCGCTGCCAGGCACCTACAAGGAAGTCTTCAACTCGGACAACTCGCGATACGCCGGTAGCGACGTCATCAATACCGACGAATTCCATTCCGACAACGTGAATTGGAATGGCCGCGAGCACTCGATCCAGTTCCGTCTGCCACCCCTGGCAACGGTTGTGCTCAAGCGGGTGCGTTAA
- a CDS encoding RNase H family protein, translated as MRESTPQYLLATGSRSDIEGGRWQFVLRSSDRKFEIAESDFEVNHFGDRVALLAVVRGLEAIPEPGRVMLLTPSRYILNGIRHGLCTWEDQGFKIERLGRRVAVRNQDLWSRVAHARQFHRISAKYCRSLLTENPSADEWPAKTSLVDDIQMALRNAQQEIESRTTLNALATCA; from the coding sequence ATGAGAGAGAGTACTCCCCAATATCTCCTCGCAACCGGCTCGCGAAGTGACATCGAAGGTGGACGTTGGCAGTTTGTTTTGCGGAGTTCCGACCGCAAATTTGAAATTGCCGAGTCTGACTTTGAAGTGAATCATTTCGGTGACCGTGTGGCGCTGTTGGCAGTCGTGCGTGGCTTGGAAGCGATCCCAGAGCCAGGCCGCGTGATGCTTTTGACCCCTTCACGCTACATCTTGAATGGGATCCGCCATGGTCTGTGTACCTGGGAAGATCAGGGTTTCAAGATCGAGCGTCTCGGGCGTCGTGTGGCTGTTCGCAATCAAGACTTATGGTCGCGTGTCGCGCACGCTCGCCAGTTTCATCGTATTTCGGCCAAATATTGCCGCTCGTTGCTGACGGAGAATCCTTCCGCCGACGAGTGGCCTGCGAAAACTTCGCTGGTCGACGATATTCAGATGGCACTGCGAAATGCCCAACAGGAAATCGAGAGTAGAACGACGTTAAATGCATTGGCTACGTGTGCTTAA
- a CDS encoding acyl carrier protein, whose translation MEDREVFEWLREKISQTRGIRPENVRLESSLAEDLVPDSFELIELVCAIETKFGFSINYDDFADIQSVGDVVNYIQHHGAVH comes from the coding sequence GTGGAAGATCGTGAAGTGTTCGAATGGTTGCGTGAGAAGATTTCCCAGACTCGGGGCATCCGTCCTGAAAACGTTCGACTAGAAAGTTCGCTCGCAGAAGACCTCGTGCCAGACTCGTTCGAGTTGATCGAGCTGGTTTGTGCGATCGAAACCAAGTTTGGCTTTTCGATCAATTACGATGACTTTGCCGACATCCAGTCGGTAGGCGACGTCGTGAATTACATCCAAC